A DNA window from Turicibacter sp. TJ11 contains the following coding sequences:
- the lepB gene encoding signal peptidase I, with amino-acid sequence MKKVFSEIFDWVKTFVVIFIIVTLIHKYVFTPVKVDGPSMYPTLHDGDSVILWELGYEPQPFDVIVFEYSPDVYYVKRVIGVPGQTISYEQDQLYIDGVAVEEPYLDEGKQLVSYSGEFTWDFTLQEICQFDPCNTIPEGYYLVLGDNRPRSKDSRHIGLISKDQILGKATWIQWPLSSFGRIN; translated from the coding sequence ATGAAAAAAGTATTTAGTGAAATTTTTGACTGGGTGAAAACATTTGTTGTTATTTTCATCATTGTTACGCTGATTCATAAGTATGTGTTCACGCCAGTAAAAGTTGATGGACCATCGATGTATCCGACGTTACATGATGGAGATTCAGTTATTTTATGGGAATTAGGGTACGAACCTCAGCCGTTTGATGTGATTGTTTTTGAATATTCACCAGACGTTTACTATGTAAAACGTGTCATTGGTGTACCAGGACAAACGATTTCTTATGAGCAAGATCAACTTTATATTGATGGGGTAGCGGTAGAAGAACCGTATCTGGATGAAGGGAAACAATTAGTTTCATATAGTGGTGAATTTACTTGGGATTTTACTTTGCAAGAAATTTGTCAGTTTGATCCATGTAATACGATTCCAGAGGGATATTATCTTGTGCTTGGAGACAATCGTCCCCGCAGTAAGGATAGCCGTCATATTGGGTTGATTAGTAAAGATCAAATTTTAGGAAAAGCGACATGGATTCAATGGCCTTTATCAAGTTTTGGCCGTATTAACTAA
- the rplS gene encoding 50S ribosomal protein L19 produces MSQQLINELTQSYLKTDLPEFRAGDNVRVHVRIKEGNRERVQVFEGLVLKRQNGNGISGTFTVRKISFGCGVERTFPLHTPIIEKIEVTRRGKVRRAKLNYIRSLSAKAARIKERR; encoded by the coding sequence ATGAGTCAACAATTAATCAATGAATTAACACAATCATACTTAAAAACTGATTTACCAGAATTCCGTGCTGGAGATAACGTACGTGTACACGTTCGTATCAAAGAGGGTAACCGTGAGCGCGTTCAGGTATTCGAAGGTTTAGTATTAAAACGTCAAAATGGTAACGGAATTAGCGGAACTTTCACAGTTCGTAAGATTTCTTTCGGATGTGGAGTTGAACGTACATTCCCATTACACACACCAATCATCGAAAAAATCGAAGTTACTCGTCGTGGTAAAGTTCGCCGTGCGAAACTTAACTACATCCGTAGCTTATCAGCTAAAGCTGCTCGTATCAAAGAGCGTCGATAA
- the trmD gene encoding tRNA (guanosine(37)-N1)-methyltransferase TrmD, with translation MKIDVLTLFPEMFSGVFNDSILKRAQERGAVQLNTVNFRDFSTNKHKKVDDYPYGGGAGMLLAPQPIFDAVESVCQNTMSKPRIILMCPQGERFTQAKAEELAKEEHLIFICGHYEGFDERIREHLVTDELSLGDYVLTGGELAAMVMTDAVVRLLPDVLGKQESHENDSFSTGLLEFPQYTRPVDFRGMTVPSVLTSGNHKEIEKWRHEQSLYRTYTRRPDLLENRELTEAEKTIIETFKKE, from the coding sequence ATGAAAATAGATGTGTTAACATTATTTCCAGAAATGTTCTCTGGTGTTTTTAATGATTCGATCTTAAAACGCGCTCAAGAACGAGGAGCGGTGCAGTTAAATACGGTTAACTTCCGTGATTTTTCAACGAACAAACATAAAAAAGTAGACGATTATCCTTATGGTGGTGGAGCGGGAATGCTACTTGCCCCACAACCTATTTTTGATGCGGTAGAGTCAGTTTGTCAAAATACGATGTCAAAGCCACGTATTATTTTAATGTGCCCACAAGGAGAAAGATTCACACAAGCTAAAGCGGAAGAACTAGCTAAAGAGGAACACTTAATTTTTATTTGCGGTCACTACGAAGGATTTGATGAACGAATTCGTGAGCATTTAGTGACCGATGAATTGTCATTAGGTGATTACGTCCTTACAGGAGGCGAATTGGCAGCAATGGTCATGACAGATGCGGTTGTTCGTTTACTACCTGATGTGTTAGGGAAGCAAGAATCGCATGAAAATGACTCGTTTTCAACTGGATTATTAGAGTTTCCACAATATACAAGGCCAGTTGATTTTAGAGGCATGACGGTTCCTTCAGTTTTAACATCAGGAAATCATAAAGAAATTGAAAAATGGCGTCATGAACAGTCACTTTATCGTACGTATACACGTCGCCCTGATTTATTAGAAAATCGCGAACTAACAGAGGCGGAAAAGACAATCATTGAGACATTCAAAAAAGAATAA